Part of the Arcobacter sp. F155 genome, AGCAAAAAGCAGAAGAACTTATTTCAAATATTGATAAAAAGTTAAATGAAGTTTCAAATATAGTAAAAGACAAAGATATTTTAATAGTAATTAGCCCAAGAAAAGACTTGAATAAATCTATTTACGTAACAGGAAACAATCTATATTTTAATGATATAATTAAAGCTTCGGGAAACAAAAATGCATACAAGTCTAAAAGTCTTGCTCAGCCTGTTGTAAATGTTGAGAAGATAATACATATGAATCCTGATATTATAATTTTACTTGCACCTTATATTCACGACAATAAGATTAGTTTTGATGAGTTAAAAAAGCCTTGGAGAAAACTTCCCGTAAAGGCAAGTAAAAATGACAATATCTATATTATAGATAAAGAGTATGCAGGAATTCCTAGTCACAGAGTAGTTTATTTTATGGAAGATTTTAAAGATATATTAGTAAATGTTAGAGATAAATAGTTTTTCAAATCATATTTTAAAAGATATTTCATTTTCTTTGAAAGAGAATGAAAATCTTATAATCCTTGGTGCCAATGGAGCAGGGAAATCAACCTTAGCAAAAGTTCTTTCAAATCTTATCTCAAATGACAAAGTAATACTACAAAATAAAAATATTACTTCTTTAGATGATAATCAAAGAGCAAAATTAATAAACTATATTCCTCCAAAACTTGAAATATTTGATGAGTATATCTCTGTTTACGAGTTTTTAGAATTATCTTTTATAGAGAACATAAATAAAGAAAAAATTGATAAAACAATAGCTTTACTAAAACTAGAAAAAATCAAAAATAGGGCTTGTAATGACCTAAGTTCTGGGGAAAAACAGCTTTTATTACTTGCTTCAAGTATTATTCATAATGCTAAGATTACTATCTTTGATGAATTAACTGCAAATATGGATATCACAAGAGTAAAAGAGGCTTTTGAGATTTTTAATTCACAGTATTTACAACAAAAGATAATCATAACTCATAATTTAGACTTAGCTTTTCATTTAAAATACAAAGTTTTATATTTAGATGATGGAGAAGTTAAGTTCTTTGGAGAAAGTTCTGAGTTTTTCTCAAAAGAGATTTTAGAAAAGATTTATCATAACTGCCTAGAAGTAGTAAATA contains:
- a CDS encoding ABC transporter ATP-binding protein; amino-acid sequence: MLEINSFSNHILKDISFSLKENENLIILGANGAGKSTLAKVLSNLISNDKVILQNKNITSLDDNQRAKLINYIPPKLEIFDEYISVYEFLELSFIENINKEKIDKTIALLKLEKIKNRACNDLSSGEKQLLLLASSIIHNAKITIFDELTANMDITRVKEAFEIFNSQYLQQKIIITHNLDLAFHLKYKVLYLDDGEVKFFGESSEFFSKEILEKIYHNCLEVVNNHLVVKL
- a CDS encoding ABC transporter substrate-binding protein, with the protein product MKKYLLTLLFIVNLSANTQSEQRIITLSPSLNEIVFALGSGKNIVANTQYCNYPEESKNIPKVGGYASISLEKMLKAKPTLVLAQNYDEQLLANLKKLNLNYHSFKTDNLSSIKTTINSVSKLVGKQQKAEELISNIDKKLNEVSNIVKDKDILIVISPRKDLNKSIYVTGNNLYFNDIIKASGNKNAYKSKSLAQPVVNVEKIIHMNPDIIILLAPYIHDNKISFDELKKPWRKLPVKASKNDNIYIIDKEYAGIPSHRVVYFMEDFKDILVNVRDK